The window aatcttttaagcctaattgcATCATGATTTGACaatgtgatgctacagtaaatatttcctaatgatggattaattagacttaataaatTTGTCTCACAGTTTAAAAGCGGAATCTataatttgttttgttattagtctacgtttaatacttcaaatgtgtgtTCGTATACTTCAAAACTTTACAACAAaaaaactaaacacaccctaaccaCTTGTGCATATTAGAGTTTAGGAAAATCCCAAGAAATAGTAAAGGAAGGAAAAAGCAAGGGCCCTTGTTTTTATTTACTTTCCTATATATCCCTCTCAGACTCTCTCACTCCCTCTTATTCTCTTGCTTAGCTAGGTATACCCTACTACACCTATTATCTCCCCCTCAATAATGCCTGGCTGCCTGCCTAACAAAAAGGCTAAAAACCTATCCCCTCCATCCCCCTCACCCCCACCCTCCCATCCAGCAGCACTGCCACCGTCAACTGTTCATCCACCTCCACCAGAGCTTCGTGCTGACTCCCAAGGATGACTTGACCACCTGAGCTGCTGCGCGTCAGAGCATAGCATTTCTTGGTATCGGCGGATGGATGGATGACTGGATCACTCACCAGGAGGTGGATCAGAAGAGAGTACTAGCTAATCACTGCCAAGATCCCAACACGCGCATGCATCTGTAAGCTTCCACGCTGCAGAGAATACTAGATCGGGCGCTGCACATTCCGGTACGCATCGATCTCTCTTCTCCTCGACTTCCTCTCCCCTCTTCCTGTCTTGACCTAGCCGGTCGCTTCAGAGCTGTTTCTGTGTAATAGATCAGAAGCTCGCATCAGAGCAAGGAAAATGATGCTTCTTTGTTGTGTTGCATTTGCCGATATGGTGACAGCCGCGCGCGCGGGATGgatcaccaccgccaccaccaccaccatcaccaccaTCACATGATACCGGGCCAAGAACCACCGTCCGCGGCTGACGGCGGCGCAGCCCCGGACAGCTTCTTCCtcggccccgccgcggccgtcaTCTTCTCCGGAGGCGCTGGGGCGTCAGGtgccggctcgtcgtcgtccggcGCTGCGGCCCTCGGATCCTCGGTGGGGGGAGGCggcccgtcgccgtcgctgaGCCGGTACGAGTCCCAGAAGCGCCGGGACTGGAACACGTTCGGGCAGTACCTGCGCAaccaccggccgccgctgtcGCTGTCGCGGTGCAGCGGCGCGCACGTGCTCGAGTTCCTCAAGTACATGGACCAGTTCGGCAAGACCAAGGTGCACACGCCGGTGTGCCCTTTCTACGGGCACCCCaacccgccggcgccgtgcccgtgcccgctGCGCCAGGCGTGGGGCTCCCTCGACGCGCTCATCggtcgcctccgcgccgcctacGAGGAGAACGGCGGCACGCCCGAGATGAACCCCTTCG is drawn from Panicum virgatum strain AP13 chromosome 1N, P.virgatum_v5, whole genome shotgun sequence and contains these coding sequences:
- the LOC120657555 gene encoding protein G1-like6, with protein sequence MDHHRHHHHHHHHHMIPGQEPPSAADGGAAPDSFFLGPAAAVIFSGGAGASGAGSSSSGAAALGSSVGGGGPSPSLSRYESQKRRDWNTFGQYLRNHRPPLSLSRCSGAHVLEFLKYMDQFGKTKVHTPVCPFYGHPNPPAPCPCPLRQAWGSLDALIGRLRAAYEENGGTPEMNPFGARAVRLYLREVRETQARARGISYEKKKRKKPSSASAAAAGPSSEGSPPPGPSGGGGPDTSASPQFIMP